One Pseudomonas tolaasii NCPPB 2192 genomic window carries:
- a CDS encoding CTP synthase: MTRYIFVTGGVVSSLGKGIASASLAAILEARGLKVTMLKLDPYINVDPGTMSPFQHGEVFVTHDGAETDLDLGHYERFIRTTMTQNNNFTTGRVYEHVLRKERRGDYLGATIQVIPHITDEIKRRIIKGAGDADVAMVEIGGTVGDIESQPFLEAIRQLRFEVGAKRAMLMHLTLVPYIATAGETKTKPTQHSVKELRSIGLQPDVLVCRSDHPIDISSRRKIAQFTNVEERAVIALEDADTIYKIPGILHSQGLDDFVVERFGLQCNGADLSEWDAVVDAKLNPEHEVTIAMVGKYMELLDAYKSLIEAMSHAGISNRTKVNLRYIDSEDIENQGTALLEGVDAILVPGGFGLRGVEGKITAVQYARENKVPYLGICLGMQVAVIEFARNVLGWKDANSTEFDHTSGHPVVGLITEWEDATGAVETRTEASDLGGTMRLGAQDCLLEPGSLVHGCYGKDVIVERHRHRYEVNNNLLPQIKEAGLKISGRSGDGKLVEVVEAPDHPWFVACQFHPEFTSTPRDGHPLFSGFVKAALTQHQKKA, encoded by the coding sequence GTACATCAACGTTGACCCGGGCACCATGAGCCCGTTCCAGCACGGTGAAGTGTTCGTCACCCACGACGGCGCCGAGACCGACCTGGACCTGGGCCACTACGAGCGGTTCATCCGCACGACCATGACCCAGAACAACAACTTCACCACCGGCCGTGTCTACGAGCACGTGCTGCGCAAAGAGCGCCGTGGTGACTACCTGGGTGCAACCATCCAGGTGATTCCGCACATCACCGATGAAATCAAGCGCCGCATCATCAAGGGTGCAGGCGATGCCGACGTGGCGATGGTCGAGATCGGTGGCACCGTGGGTGACATCGAATCCCAACCGTTCCTCGAAGCCATCCGCCAGCTGCGTTTCGAAGTCGGCGCCAAGCGCGCGATGCTGATGCACCTGACCCTGGTGCCGTACATCGCCACCGCCGGCGAGACCAAAACCAAGCCAACCCAGCACTCGGTCAAGGAACTGCGTTCCATCGGCCTGCAGCCGGATGTGCTGGTGTGCCGCTCCGATCACCCGATCGACATTTCCTCGCGTCGCAAGATCGCGCAATTCACCAACGTTGAAGAACGTGCGGTGATCGCGCTGGAAGACGCCGACACCATCTACAAGATCCCGGGCATCCTGCATTCGCAAGGCCTGGATGATTTTGTGGTCGAGCGTTTCGGCCTGCAATGCAATGGCGCGGACCTGTCCGAGTGGGACGCCGTGGTCGATGCCAAGCTCAACCCTGAGCATGAAGTCACCATCGCCATGGTCGGCAAGTACATGGAACTGCTGGACGCGTACAAGTCGCTGATCGAAGCGATGAGCCACGCCGGTATCAGCAACCGTACCAAGGTCAACCTGCGCTACATCGACTCCGAAGACATCGAGAACCAAGGCACCGCCTTGCTCGAAGGCGTGGATGCGATCCTCGTGCCAGGCGGTTTCGGCCTGCGTGGCGTGGAAGGCAAGATCACGGCTGTTCAATATGCTCGCGAGAACAAGGTGCCGTACCTGGGTATCTGCCTGGGCATGCAAGTGGCCGTTATCGAGTTCGCCCGTAACGTGCTGGGCTGGAAAGACGCCAACTCCACCGAGTTCGATCACACCAGCGGCCACCCGGTCGTGGGCTTGATCACCGAGTGGGAAGACGCCACCGGCGCCGTCGAAACCCGTACCGAAGCGTCCGATCTGGGCGGCACCATGCGCCTCGGCGCGCAGGATTGCCTGCTTGAGCCGGGCTCTCTGGTTCACGGCTGCTACGGCAAGGACGTGATTGTCGAGCGTCACCGTCACCGTTACGAAGTGAACAACAACCTGCTGCCGCAGATCAAAGAAGCCGGCCTGAAAATTTCCGGCCGCTCCGGTGACGGCAAGCTGGTTGAAGTGGTCGAGGCACCGGATCACCCGTGGTTCGTGGCTTGCCAGTTCCACCCTGAGTTCACTTCGACCCCGCGCGACGGCCATCCGTTGTTCAGCGGTTTCGTTAAAGCGGCACTGACGCAACATCAGAAGAAGGCGTAA
- the kdsA gene encoding 3-deoxy-8-phosphooctulonate synthase, which translates to MAQKIIRVGDIEIANDKPMVLFGGMNVLESRDMAMQVCEEYVKVTEKLGIPYVFKASFDKANRSSVTSYRGPGLEEGMRIFQDIKQAFGVPIITDVHEPEQAAVVAEVCDIIQLPAFLSRQTDLVVAMARTGAVINIKKAQFLAPQEMKHILNKCVEAGNDQLILCERGSSFGYNNLVVDMLGFGIMKQFDYPVFFDVTHALQMPGGRADSAGGRRAQVLDLAKAGISQSLAGLFLEAHPDPDNAKCDGPCALRLDKLEPFLAQLKQLDELVKSFPTVETA; encoded by the coding sequence ATGGCCCAGAAGATCATTCGCGTAGGCGACATCGAGATTGCCAACGACAAGCCCATGGTGCTGTTCGGCGGCATGAACGTGCTGGAAAGCCGCGACATGGCGATGCAGGTCTGTGAAGAGTACGTGAAGGTGACCGAGAAACTCGGTATCCCTTACGTGTTCAAGGCCAGCTTCGACAAGGCCAACCGTTCGTCGGTAACGTCCTATCGCGGCCCGGGCCTTGAAGAAGGCATGCGGATCTTCCAGGACATCAAGCAAGCCTTCGGCGTGCCGATCATCACCGACGTCCACGAGCCTGAGCAGGCTGCCGTGGTCGCCGAGGTGTGCGACATCATCCAGCTGCCGGCCTTCCTGTCGCGCCAGACCGACCTGGTCGTGGCGATGGCCAGGACCGGCGCTGTGATCAATATCAAGAAAGCCCAGTTCCTCGCGCCCCAGGAGATGAAACACATCCTGAACAAGTGCGTGGAAGCGGGTAACGACCAGTTGATCCTCTGCGAGCGCGGTTCGAGCTTCGGCTACAACAACCTCGTGGTGGACATGCTCGGTTTCGGCATCATGAAACAGTTCGACTACCCGGTATTCTTCGACGTGACCCACGCGCTGCAAATGCCTGGTGGTCGCGCCGATTCAGCCGGCGGGCGCCGTGCCCAGGTGCTGGACCTGGCCAAGGCGGGCATCAGCCAGTCTCTGGCAGGCCTGTTCCTGGAAGCCCACCCGGACCCGGACAACGCCAAATGCGACGGCCCATGCGCCTTGCGCCTGGACAAGCTGGAGCCGTTTTTGGCCCAGCTCAAGCAGTTGGACGAACTGGTCAAGAGTTTTCCGACGGTAGAGACCGCGTAA
- the eno gene encoding phosphopyruvate hydratase, which produces MAKIVDIKGREVLDSRGNPTVEADVLLDNGIIGSACAPSGASTGSREALELRDGDKSRYLGKGVLKAVANINGPIRDLLLGKDPLDQKALDHAMIKLDGTENKGSLGANAILAVSLAAAKAAAQDQDLPLYAHIANLNGTPGVYSMPVPMMNIINGGEHADNNVDIQEFMVQPVGAKTFSEGLRMGTEIFHHLKAVLKARGLSTAVGDEGGFAPNLASNEDALKVISEAVANAGYKLGTDVTLALDCAASEFYEDGKYNLSGEGHVFTSEGFADYLKGLTERYPIISIEDGLDESDWAGWKVLTDKIGEKIQLVGDDLFVTNTKILKEGIDKSIANSILIKFNQIGTLTETLEAIQMAKAAGYTAVISHRSGETEDSTIADLAVGTSAGQIKTGSLCRSDRVSKYNQLLRIEEQLAGKAKYNGRGEFRG; this is translated from the coding sequence ATGGCAAAAATCGTCGACATCAAAGGTCGTGAAGTTCTCGACTCCCGTGGCAACCCCACCGTCGAAGCCGACGTGCTTCTCGATAACGGCATCATCGGCAGCGCCTGCGCGCCGTCCGGTGCTTCTACCGGTTCGCGCGAAGCGCTGGAACTGCGTGATGGCGACAAGAGCCGTTACCTGGGCAAGGGTGTACTCAAGGCCGTAGCCAACATCAACGGCCCGATCCGTGACCTGCTGCTGGGCAAGGACCCGCTGGACCAGAAAGCCCTGGACCACGCGATGATCAAGCTCGACGGCACCGAAAACAAAGGCAGCCTGGGCGCCAACGCCATCCTCGCCGTGTCCCTGGCTGCCGCCAAGGCTGCTGCGCAGGACCAGGACCTGCCGCTGTACGCCCACATCGCCAACCTGAACGGTACTCCGGGTGTTTACTCGATGCCGGTGCCGATGATGAACATCATCAACGGTGGCGAGCACGCCGATAACAACGTCGACATCCAGGAATTCATGGTGCAGCCGGTTGGTGCCAAGACCTTCTCCGAAGGCCTGCGCATGGGCACCGAGATTTTCCATCACCTCAAGGCTGTGCTGAAGGCCCGTGGCCTGAGCACTGCTGTTGGCGACGAAGGCGGTTTTGCGCCGAACCTGGCGTCCAACGAAGATGCACTGAAAGTGATCTCCGAAGCGGTGGCCAACGCTGGTTACAAACTGGGCACCGACGTGACCCTGGCCCTGGACTGCGCCGCCAGCGAGTTCTACGAGGACGGTAAATACAACCTGTCCGGCGAAGGCCACGTGTTCACCTCCGAAGGTTTCGCGGATTACCTCAAAGGCCTGACCGAGCGTTACCCGATCATCTCCATCGAAGATGGCCTGGACGAGTCCGACTGGGCCGGCTGGAAAGTGCTGACCGACAAGATCGGCGAGAAAATCCAGCTGGTGGGCGACGACCTGTTTGTGACCAACACCAAGATCCTGAAAGAAGGCATCGACAAGTCGATCGCCAACTCGATCCTGATCAAGTTCAACCAGATCGGCACCCTGACCGAAACCCTGGAAGCCATCCAGATGGCCAAGGCTGCGGGCTACACCGCCGTGATCTCCCACCGCTCCGGCGAAACCGAAGATTCGACCATTGCCGACCTGGCTGTGGGCACCTCGGCCGGGCAGATCAAGACCGGTTCCCTGTGCCGCTCCGACCGCGTTTCCAAGTACAACCAATTGCTGCGTATCGAAGAGCAACTGGCTGGCAAAGCCAAGTACAACGGTCGCGGTGAGTTTCGCGGCTGA
- the ftsB gene encoding cell division protein FtsB codes for MRSPNWLFLVLLLLLAGLQYRLWVGNGSFAQVKELTQQIADQHAENERLLERNRVLDAEVLELKKGTETVEERARHELGMVKDGETLYQLAQ; via the coding sequence ATGCGCAGTCCCAATTGGTTGTTCCTCGTCTTGCTCTTGTTGCTGGCTGGCCTGCAGTACCGCCTATGGGTCGGTAATGGCAGCTTTGCGCAGGTGAAAGAACTGACTCAGCAAATTGCCGACCAGCATGCCGAAAACGAACGTCTGCTGGAGCGCAACCGCGTGCTTGACGCTGAAGTGCTCGAGTTGAAAAAAGGTACGGAGACCGTTGAAGAGCGGGCTCGCCATGAGCTGGGCATGGTCAAGGACGGCGAAACCCTTTACCAGTTGGCCCAATGA
- the ispD gene encoding 2-C-methyl-D-erythritol 4-phosphate cytidylyltransferase, with amino-acid sequence MIDSLPAFWAVIPAAGVGARMAADRPKQYLQLGGRTILEHSLGCFLDHPGLKGLVVSVAIDDPYWPSLPCANDPRILRADGGTERSGSVLNALLQLNAQGASDDDWVLVHDAARPNLSRDDLDKLLAELADDPVGGLLAVPARDTLKRVDRQGRVVETVDRSLIWQAYTPQMFRLGALHRALADSLVADAVITDEASAMEWSGQAPRLIEGRSDNIKVTRPEDLEWLRLRWANRR; translated from the coding sequence ATGATCGACTCCCTGCCGGCCTTTTGGGCCGTGATTCCTGCCGCGGGCGTCGGTGCCCGTATGGCTGCGGACCGTCCCAAGCAATATCTGCAACTGGGCGGGCGCACAATTCTCGAACACAGCCTCGGCTGTTTTCTCGACCATCCCGGCCTCAAGGGGCTGGTGGTCAGTGTTGCTATCGATGATCCCTATTGGCCGAGTCTGCCGTGCGCCAACGACCCGCGCATCCTGCGCGCGGACGGTGGCACCGAGCGCTCGGGCTCGGTGCTTAATGCATTGCTGCAGCTGAACGCCCAAGGCGCCAGCGATGACGACTGGGTATTGGTGCACGATGCGGCGCGGCCCAATCTGAGCCGTGATGACCTCGATAAACTGCTGGCCGAGCTGGCGGATGACCCGGTGGGCGGTTTGCTGGCGGTGCCGGCACGCGACACGCTCAAGCGCGTCGACAGGCAGGGGCGCGTGGTGGAAACCGTCGACCGCAGCCTGATCTGGCAAGCCTACACGCCGCAGATGTTCCGCCTCGGTGCGTTGCATCGCGCCCTGGCTGACAGCCTGGTGGCGGATGCCGTGATCACCGATGAAGCCTCGGCCATGGAATGGTCCGGCCAGGCGCCGCGCCTGATCGAAGGGCGCTCGGACAATATCAAGGTCACGCGCCCGGAAGATCTGGAATGGCTCCGGTTGCGGTGGGCTAATCGGCGGTAG
- a CDS encoding LysR substrate-binding domain-containing protein → MLENRWEGIDEFVAVAECSQFTAAAERLGVSSSHISRQVARLEERLQTRLLYRSTRKVTLTEAGQTFLQHCQRLQDGREEALRAVGDLTSEPKGMLRMTCAVAYGERFIVPLVTRFMGLYPQLRVDIELTNRQLDLVHEGLDLAIRLGRLQDSRMVASRLAPRRMYLCASPSYLERYGRPHSLSELSRHNCLIGSSDIWQLAQDGREFSQRVQGNWRCNSGQAVLDAALQGVGLCQLPDYYVLEHLHSGVLVSLLEAHQPPNTAVWALYPQQRHLSPKVRKLVDFLKVGLGERPEYSQS, encoded by the coding sequence ATGCTGGAAAACCGCTGGGAAGGCATCGACGAGTTTGTGGCGGTTGCCGAATGCAGCCAGTTCACTGCAGCGGCCGAGCGACTGGGGGTGTCGTCTTCCCACATCAGCCGGCAAGTGGCGCGCCTTGAGGAACGGTTGCAAACGCGGCTGCTGTATCGCAGCACCCGTAAAGTGACCCTGACCGAAGCCGGCCAGACGTTTTTGCAGCACTGCCAACGCCTGCAGGACGGTCGCGAAGAAGCGCTGCGCGCAGTGGGCGACCTCACCAGCGAGCCCAAGGGCATGTTGCGCATGACCTGCGCGGTGGCTTATGGCGAGCGTTTTATCGTGCCGCTGGTCACGCGATTCATGGGGCTGTACCCGCAGCTGCGGGTGGATATCGAGCTGACCAATCGCCAGCTGGACCTGGTGCATGAAGGCCTCGACCTGGCGATTCGCCTCGGGCGGTTGCAAGACTCACGAATGGTCGCCAGCCGCTTGGCGCCCCGGCGCATGTACCTGTGCGCGTCGCCGTCCTACCTTGAACGGTACGGGCGGCCACATAGTTTGTCGGAATTGAGTCGGCATAACTGCCTGATCGGCAGCTCGGATATCTGGCAACTGGCCCAGGACGGGCGCGAATTTTCCCAGCGCGTGCAGGGAAACTGGCGCTGCAACAGTGGGCAGGCGGTGCTGGATGCGGCGTTACAGGGGGTTGGATTGTGCCAGTTGCCCGATTACTACGTGCTGGAGCATTTGCACAGTGGCGTGCTGGTTTCGCTGCTGGAGGCGCATCAGCCGCCGAATACGGCGGTGTGGGCGTTGTATCCGCAGCAACGGCATTTGTCGCCGAAGGTCAGGAAGCTGGTGGATTTTTTGAAGGTAGGGTTGGGCGAGCGGCCGGAGTACAGCCAGTCATGA
- a CDS encoding S-(hydroxymethyl)glutathione dehydrogenase/class III alcohol dehydrogenase, with amino-acid sequence MIKSRAAVAFEAKKPLEIVEVDVAMPKAGEVLLRVVASGVCHTDTYTLSGADPEGIFPSILGHEGGAVVEAIGEGVTSVAVGDHVIPLYTPECGKCKFCLSGKTNLCQAIRSTQGKGLMPDGTTRFSYNGQPIFHYMGTSTFSEYTVLPEISVAKIPKEAPLEKVCLLGCGVTTGIGAVINTAKVKPGDTVAIFGLGGIGLSAVIGAVKAKAGRIIAIDINPAKFEIARQLGATDCINPKDYDRPIQDVIVDLTDGGVDFSFECIGNVQLMRAALECCHKGWGESVIIGVAGAGQEIATRPFQLVTGRVWRGSAFGGVRGRSELPSYVEMAQTGEIPLDTFITHTMGLEDINKAFDLMHEGKSIRTVIHF; translated from the coding sequence ATGATCAAGTCCCGTGCCGCCGTAGCCTTCGAAGCCAAGAAGCCCCTTGAGATCGTGGAAGTGGATGTGGCCATGCCCAAGGCGGGCGAAGTGTTGCTGCGGGTGGTCGCATCCGGCGTGTGCCATACCGACACCTACACCCTGTCTGGCGCCGATCCGGAAGGCATTTTTCCGTCGATCCTCGGCCACGAAGGCGGTGCGGTGGTTGAAGCGATCGGCGAAGGCGTGACCTCGGTGGCGGTGGGCGACCACGTGATCCCGCTGTACACCCCGGAATGTGGCAAGTGCAAATTCTGTCTGTCGGGCAAGACCAACCTGTGTCAGGCCATCCGTTCGACCCAGGGCAAAGGCCTGATGCCCGACGGCACCACGCGCTTTTCCTACAATGGCCAGCCGATTTTCCACTACATGGGCACCTCGACTTTCTCCGAGTACACCGTGTTGCCGGAAATTTCCGTAGCCAAGATCCCCAAAGAAGCGCCGCTGGAAAAAGTCTGCCTGCTGGGTTGCGGCGTCACCACCGGCATCGGCGCGGTGATCAACACCGCCAAGGTCAAGCCGGGTGATACCGTGGCCATCTTCGGCCTGGGCGGCATTGGCCTGTCGGCGGTGATCGGCGCGGTGAAAGCCAAGGCCGGTCGCATCATTGCCATCGACATCAACCCGGCCAAGTTCGAAATCGCCAGGCAACTGGGCGCCACCGACTGCATCAACCCGAAAGACTACGATCGCCCGATCCAGGACGTGATCGTCGACCTCACCGACGGCGGTGTGGATTTCTCCTTCGAGTGCATCGGCAACGTGCAACTGATGCGCGCCGCCCTTGAGTGCTGCCACAAAGGCTGGGGCGAGTCGGTGATCATCGGCGTGGCCGGTGCCGGCCAGGAAATCGCCACCCGCCCATTCCAGCTGGTGACCGGCCGCGTCTGGCGGGGTTCGGCGTTCGGTGGCGTGCGCGGTCGCAGCGAATTGCCAAGCTACGTGGAAATGGCCCAGACCGGCGAAATCCCGCTGGATACGTTCATCACCCATACCATGGGCCTGGAAGACATCAACAAAGCGTTTGACCTGATGCATGAAGGCAAGAGCATTCGTACCGTCATCCACTTCTGA
- the fghA gene encoding S-formylglutathione hydrolase, translating to MSLENLSCQKSFGGWHKRYKHHSEVLGCDMTFAVYLPPQAEQGGKLPVLYWLSGLTCTDENFMQKAGAQRMAAELGLIIVAPDTSPRGPGVPGDPDNAWDFGLGAGFYLNATQEPWAKHYRMHDYVVQELPALVEAHFPASDKRGISGHSMGGHGALVCALRNPGRYLSVSAFSPINNPMDCPWGQKAFSRYLGEERSKWREWDACVLISEASEKLPLLVDQGDRDDFLAVQLKPEALQQAAKAAGHPLEMRLQPGYDHSYFFIASFIEDHLRHHGRALLG from the coding sequence ATGAGTCTGGAAAACCTGTCATGCCAGAAGAGCTTCGGCGGCTGGCATAAACGCTACAAGCATCATTCCGAGGTGCTGGGCTGCGACATGACCTTCGCCGTCTACCTGCCGCCGCAAGCGGAACAGGGCGGCAAGTTGCCGGTGCTGTACTGGCTGTCGGGCCTGACCTGCACCGACGAGAACTTCATGCAGAAGGCCGGCGCCCAGCGCATGGCTGCCGAGCTGGGGTTGATTATCGTGGCGCCGGACACCAGCCCCCGCGGACCGGGTGTGCCGGGCGACCCGGACAACGCGTGGGATTTCGGCCTGGGTGCCGGTTTCTATCTGAATGCCACGCAGGAACCGTGGGCCAAGCACTATCGGATGCATGACTACGTGGTGCAGGAATTGCCCGCGTTGGTTGAAGCGCATTTCCCGGCGTCCGATAAACGCGGCATCAGCGGGCACTCCATGGGCGGCCACGGCGCGTTGGTGTGCGCCCTGCGCAACCCGGGGCGTTACCTGTCGGTGTCGGCGTTTTCGCCAATCAACAATCCGATGGATTGCCCGTGGGGCCAGAAAGCTTTCTCCCGTTACCTGGGCGAAGAACGTTCGAAATGGCGCGAATGGGATGCCTGCGTGCTGATCAGCGAAGCGTCGGAAAAGCTGCCGTTGCTGGTGGATCAGGGGGACCGCGACGATTTCCTGGCAGTGCAACTCAAGCCTGAAGCCCTGCAACAAGCGGCCAAGGCGGCGGGCCATCCGCTGGAAATGCGCCTGCAGCCGGGCTATGACCACAGCTACTTCTTTATCGCCAGCTTCATCGAAGACCATTTGCGACACCATGGTCGTGCTTTGCTCGGTTAA
- the ispF gene encoding 2-C-methyl-D-erythritol 2,4-cyclodiphosphate synthase, whose protein sequence is MRIGHGYDVHRFAEGDFITLGGVRIAHHHGLLAHSDGDVVLHALSDALLGAAALGDIGKHFPDTDPTFRGADSRVLLRHVVGLIHAKGWKVGNVDNTIVAQAPKMAPHIESMRALIAADLQIELDQVNVKATTTEKLGFTGREEGIAVHSVALLLRA, encoded by the coding sequence ATGCGTATTGGCCACGGCTACGATGTGCACCGTTTCGCCGAAGGCGACTTCATCACCCTGGGCGGCGTGCGTATCGCGCACCACCACGGGTTGCTGGCTCATTCCGACGGCGATGTTGTGTTGCATGCGTTGAGCGATGCCTTGCTCGGCGCGGCCGCGCTGGGCGATATCGGCAAACATTTTCCGGACACCGATCCCACCTTCAGGGGCGCGGACAGCCGTGTCCTGCTGCGCCATGTGGTCGGTCTGATCCACGCCAAGGGCTGGAAAGTCGGCAACGTCGATAACACCATCGTCGCCCAGGCGCCGAAAATGGCGCCGCATATCGAATCGATGCGCGCACTGATTGCCGCCGACCTGCAAATTGAACTGGATCAAGTCAACGTGAAAGCCACCACCACCGAAAAGCTCGGGTTTACCGGTCGTGAAGAGGGCATCGCGGTGCACTCCGTTGCCTTGTTGCTGCGCGCATGA
- the truD gene encoding tRNA pseudouridine(13) synthase TruD: MNDLELLGPRAYGEALGSAVLKATAEDFQVDEVLDIPLTGDGEHLWLWVEKRGLNTEEAARRIAKAAGVPLRTVSYAGLKDRQALTRQWFSVQLPGKADPDMSGAENDTLKILKIARHKRKLQRGAHSANGFTLRLTQFAGDAAAIDARLQLIAKHGIPNYFGAQRFGHNGGNVVDAREWAARKALPEQRNVRSRLLSTARSFLFNKVLAARVADGSWQRAQVGDLLAFTDSRSFFPAGEAECSDPRLAILDLHPTGPQWGEGGSPASGAPHELEQKVAAGEADLRDWLVNAGMSQERRILRLPIGGLTWHYPGPDILQLEFVLPAGCFATVLVRELVDLVPVGQTDSPCVF, from the coding sequence ATGAATGATCTGGAATTGCTGGGCCCGCGGGCCTATGGCGAAGCGCTGGGCAGCGCGGTCCTGAAAGCGACGGCTGAAGATTTTCAAGTCGATGAAGTCCTCGACATCCCGCTGACCGGCGACGGCGAACACCTGTGGCTGTGGGTGGAAAAACGCGGCTTGAACACCGAAGAAGCGGCACGGCGCATTGCCAAGGCGGCGGGTGTGCCTTTGCGCACCGTCAGCTACGCCGGGCTCAAGGATCGCCAGGCGTTGACCCGCCAGTGGTTCAGCGTGCAGCTGCCGGGCAAGGCTGACCCGGACATGAGTGGCGCGGAAAACGACACCCTCAAGATCCTCAAAATAGCCCGCCACAAACGCAAGCTGCAACGCGGCGCCCATTCGGCCAACGGCTTCACCTTGCGCCTGACCCAGTTTGCCGGTGATGCCGCCGCCATTGACGCGCGGCTGCAACTGATTGCCAAACACGGCATTCCCAATTATTTCGGTGCCCAGCGTTTCGGGCACAACGGCGGCAACGTTGTGGACGCCCGCGAGTGGGCCGCGCGCAAGGCCTTGCCGGAGCAGCGCAATGTGCGCTCGCGGCTGCTCTCCACCGCGCGCAGTTTTTTGTTCAATAAAGTGTTGGCGGCACGCGTCGCTGACGGCTCCTGGCAGCGGGCCCAGGTCGGCGATTTGCTGGCGTTTACCGACAGTCGCAGTTTTTTTCCGGCGGGAGAGGCTGAATGCAGCGACCCGCGCCTGGCCATTCTCGACCTGCACCCCACCGGGCCGCAGTGGGGCGAGGGTGGTTCGCCGGCGTCCGGCGCGCCCCATGAACTTGAGCAAAAGGTCGCTGCCGGTGAGGCCGACCTGCGCGATTGGCTGGTGAATGCGGGCATGAGCCAGGAGCGTCGCATTCTGCGACTGCCCATTGGCGGGTTGACGTGGCATTATCCCGGGCCTGACATTCTGCAATTGGAATTCGTCCTGCCGGCCGGATGCTTCGCCACTGTCTTGGTGCGCGAGCTTGTTGATCTGGTGCCGGTGGGGCAGACGGACAGCCCATGCGTATTCTGA
- the surE gene encoding 5'/3'-nucleotidase SurE → MRILISNDDGATAPGLAALYGALEDYAECVVVAPDQDKSGASSSLTLDRPLHPQVLANGFISVNGTPTDCVHLAINSLLDQEPDIVVSGINLGANLGDDVLYSGTVAAALEGRFLGRTSFAFSFASRQLDNLATAAYFARKLVQAHGSLQLPPRTVLNVNIPNLPLDHIRGIQLTRLGHRARAAAPLKVVDPRGKEGYWIAAAGDAEDGGPGTDFHAVMQGYVSITPLQLDRTFSDAFSSLDGWLEGLR, encoded by the coding sequence ATGCGTATTCTGATATCAAACGATGACGGTGCCACCGCACCCGGTCTTGCCGCGCTCTATGGCGCGCTGGAAGATTATGCCGAGTGCGTGGTGGTCGCCCCGGACCAGGACAAGAGCGGCGCCAGCAGTTCGCTGACGCTCGACCGTCCGCTGCACCCGCAGGTCCTGGCCAATGGCTTTATCAGCGTGAACGGTACCCCTACCGACTGCGTGCACCTGGCGATCAACAGCCTGTTGGATCAGGAGCCGGACATCGTGGTGTCGGGCATCAACCTCGGCGCCAACCTGGGCGATGACGTGCTGTACTCCGGTACTGTGGCGGCAGCCCTGGAAGGGCGCTTTCTGGGGCGGACCTCGTTCGCGTTTTCCTTCGCCTCGCGGCAACTGGATAACCTGGCGACGGCGGCCTACTTCGCGCGCAAGCTGGTGCAAGCGCATGGTTCCCTGCAGTTGCCGCCGCGCACAGTGCTCAACGTCAATATTCCCAACCTGCCCCTCGACCATATTCGCGGCATCCAGCTGACGCGCCTGGGCCATCGCGCCCGTGCAGCGGCGCCGTTGAAGGTGGTCGATCCGCGCGGCAAGGAAGGCTATTGGATCGCGGCAGCGGGCGACGCCGAAGACGGTGGCCCCGGCACAGACTTTCATGCGGTGATGCAAGGTTATGTTTCGATTACCCCGTTGCAACTTGATCGCACCTTCAGTGATGCCTTCAGTAGCCTTGATGGCTGGCTTGAGGGGTTGCGTTGA